From the genome of Mycobacterium dioxanotrophicus, one region includes:
- a CDS encoding FAD-dependent oxidoreductase — MSRMGERAVVLGCSIGGLLAARVLADHFDHVTVIERDSLPDGIAQRRGVPQGRHVHGLLSSGAQALDDLFPGFLDDLVDDGAVVLDGSGVSRVSMTFAGHPLNLDGPFTKPVTSYLATRPFLEGHVRQRVRTIPNVEILDGHDAVEFVVAGAGRVTGVRVTAHDGTGHLEVQADLVVDATGRAARTPAFLDSIGYRRPVEHRNTIHVAYTSQLLHIPPDAIVERLFLIGARPELLCGGALFACENDTWMLTLVGMTGLQPPVDQEGMFRFAEKFAPPAMMTALRAAEPLTEAVTYRYPASVRRFYERLPQFPSGLLVFGDAICSFNPVYGQGMSVAALEALALRDCLEDGPQDLARRFFRAAAKPLGRAWQMASGADLTLPRVEGHRSPSIRFANRYTERVLAAAESDGLVAETFLRVTNLVDAPTALLRPSIVARVLAAPRRHPRTAVTSRPQVPAQPA, encoded by the coding sequence ATGTCCAGGATGGGCGAGCGCGCAGTAGTTCTCGGATGCAGCATCGGCGGCCTGCTCGCCGCCAGAGTGCTCGCCGACCACTTCGACCACGTCACCGTCATCGAGCGCGACAGCCTGCCCGACGGCATCGCGCAGCGGCGGGGCGTACCCCAGGGCCGCCACGTGCACGGGCTGCTGTCCAGCGGCGCACAGGCACTCGATGACCTGTTCCCCGGGTTCCTCGACGACCTCGTTGACGACGGCGCCGTGGTCCTCGACGGTTCCGGCGTGTCCCGGGTGTCGATGACTTTCGCCGGGCACCCGCTGAACCTGGACGGGCCGTTCACCAAACCCGTCACGTCATACCTGGCCACCAGGCCGTTCCTGGAAGGCCATGTCCGCCAACGCGTCCGGACCATCCCCAACGTCGAGATCCTCGACGGCCACGACGCCGTCGAGTTCGTCGTCGCCGGCGCCGGGCGCGTAACCGGGGTACGAGTAACGGCCCACGACGGAACCGGCCACCTCGAGGTTCAGGCCGATCTGGTGGTCGACGCGACGGGCCGCGCGGCGAGGACCCCGGCCTTCCTGGACAGCATCGGCTACCGACGCCCTGTCGAGCATCGCAACACCATCCACGTGGCCTACACCAGCCAGTTGTTGCACATCCCGCCCGACGCCATCGTCGAACGGCTCTTCCTGATCGGGGCACGACCCGAATTACTGTGCGGTGGCGCACTTTTCGCGTGCGAGAACGACACGTGGATGCTGACGCTGGTTGGTATGACCGGACTTCAACCGCCCGTCGACCAGGAAGGCATGTTCCGATTCGCCGAGAAGTTCGCGCCCCCGGCGATGATGACGGCACTGCGGGCGGCCGAACCGCTCACCGAGGCCGTCACCTATCGCTACCCCGCCAGCGTGCGCCGGTTCTACGAGCGGTTGCCGCAATTCCCAAGCGGGCTACTGGTATTCGGCGACGCCATCTGCAGCTTCAACCCGGTTTACGGTCAGGGCATGTCGGTGGCAGCCCTGGAAGCACTCGCCCTGCGGGACTGCCTCGAAGACGGGCCGCAGGACCTGGCGCGCCGATTCTTCCGCGCCGCAGCCAAACCCCTCGGCCGGGCCTGGCAGATGGCGTCGGGTGCCGACCTGACACTGCCTCGCGTCGAGGGCCACCGGTCGCCGTCCATCCGGTTCGCCAATCGGTACACCGAACGAGTGCTGGCCGCCGCCGAATCGGACGGCCTGGTGGCCGAGACGTTCCTGCGGGTGACCAACCTGGTCGATGCCCCCACAGCGCTGCTGCGACCGTCGATCGTCGCGCGGGTGCTGGCGGCCCCGCGACGGCACCCGCGCACCGCCGTCACGTCACGCCCGCAAGTACCCGCCCAACCCGCGTGA
- a CDS encoding MBL fold metallo-hydrolase, translated as MTASITQIRTDLWETRTDSPFPGLTTHAYLWKANGHNALFYCPATDADFDAIDELGGVDDQYLSHQDEAGPMLARIAETFGARLHAPAAELTTIGRHTHVDVPVSSRHLDTNGVEVIPTPGHTPGSTSYLVDGADGRYLFTGDTMFVSADDRWSTFVIPGVGDSAALTTSLELLATLEPDVVISSAFGARAVTVLGARHWADCVAEAQGSALR; from the coding sequence ATGACGGCCTCCATCACCCAGATTCGAACCGACCTGTGGGAAACCCGAACGGACTCACCGTTTCCCGGATTGACCACGCACGCGTACCTGTGGAAAGCCAACGGGCACAACGCGTTGTTCTACTGCCCCGCCACCGACGCCGACTTCGACGCGATCGATGAGCTCGGTGGTGTCGACGATCAGTACCTCTCACACCAGGACGAAGCCGGACCGATGCTGGCGCGTATCGCCGAGACGTTCGGCGCGCGCCTGCACGCACCGGCCGCAGAACTGACGACGATCGGCAGGCACACCCATGTCGACGTGCCGGTGTCCAGCCGCCACCTCGACACCAACGGCGTCGAGGTGATCCCGACTCCGGGCCACACCCCGGGCAGTACCAGCTATCTCGTCGACGGCGCCGACGGACGCTACCTGTTCACCGGTGACACCATGTTCGTCAGCGCCGACGACCGGTGGTCCACCTTCGTCATTCCCGGTGTCGGTGACAGCGCGGCCCTCACCACCAGCCTCGAACTGCTCGCGACGCTGGAGCCTGACGTGGTGATCTCCAGCGCCTTCGGTGCCAGGGCGGTCACCGTGCTCGGTGCCCGGCACTGGGCCGATTGCGTGGCCGAAGCTCAAGGCAGCGCTTTGAGGTAG
- a CDS encoding alpha/beta fold hydrolase, with protein MVISIARPKLEGNIAVGDDRQIGFAEFGDPGGRAVFWLHGTPGARRQIPTEARMYAEQNHIRLIGVDRPGIGSSTPHQYDRVLDFGDDLQTIADTLGIDKMAVVGLSGGGPYTLACAAAMPDRVTAAGVLGGVAPLVGPDGIHSGLMDLGATVAPLLQVAGMPIRLAASGLIRLIRPVASPALEIYARMSPEGDRRMLGRPEFKAMFLDDLLNGSRKQLAAPFYDIVVFTRDWGFRLDEISVPVRWWHGDHDHIVPFAHGRHVVSRLRDAQLTELPYESHLGGLGCAEEIMRTMIEVWDSAESTAPQG; from the coding sequence ATGGTCATCTCCATCGCCCGCCCCAAGCTGGAGGGCAACATTGCCGTCGGGGACGACAGGCAAATCGGATTCGCCGAATTCGGCGATCCCGGGGGACGGGCGGTGTTCTGGCTGCACGGCACGCCCGGTGCCCGGCGCCAGATCCCGACCGAAGCCCGGATGTACGCCGAGCAGAACCACATTCGGCTGATCGGCGTGGACCGGCCAGGCATCGGCTCATCCACGCCGCACCAGTACGACCGGGTGCTCGATTTCGGCGACGATCTGCAAACCATCGCCGACACGCTCGGCATCGACAAAATGGCGGTGGTCGGGTTGTCCGGTGGCGGCCCCTACACCCTGGCGTGCGCGGCGGCCATGCCCGACCGGGTGACCGCGGCCGGTGTGCTCGGCGGGGTGGCCCCGTTGGTGGGGCCCGACGGCATCCACAGCGGTTTGATGGATCTCGGGGCCACCGTCGCGCCGCTGCTGCAGGTGGCTGGCATGCCGATCCGGCTGGCCGCATCCGGACTGATCCGGTTGATCCGTCCGGTCGCCTCCCCTGCCCTGGAGATCTACGCCCGGATGTCGCCCGAGGGCGACCGACGGATGCTGGGCCGCCCGGAGTTCAAGGCGATGTTCCTCGATGACCTGCTCAACGGCAGCCGCAAGCAATTGGCTGCGCCGTTCTACGACATCGTCGTGTTCACCAGGGACTGGGGCTTCCGGTTGGATGAGATCAGCGTGCCGGTGCGGTGGTGGCACGGCGACCACGACCACATCGTCCCGTTCGCCCACGGCAGGCACGTGGTGTCGAGATTGCGCGACGCGCAGCTCACCGAGTTGCCCTACGAGAGCCACCTGGGCGGGCTGGGCTGCGCTGAGGAGATCATGCGCACCATGATCGAGGTCTGGGACTCAGCGGAAAGCACCGCACCACAGGGTTGA
- a CDS encoding fructose bisphosphate aldolase, protein MVNQQQADKMTSGKGFIAALDQSGGSTPKALRLYGIEDSAYSSEDEMFDLMHQMRVRIVTSPVFGGDRVLAAILFEQTMDRAIDGKPAATYLWEDKGVVPLLKIDKGLADTTDGVQLMKPIPDLDELLARGVRNGIFGTKARSVIGAADPIGIAAAVAQQFDVGRQVLVHGLVPILEAEVTISIADKAEAENLLRDEIAKNLEALPEGQHVMLKLTLPSVANHYEVFVEHPKVMRVVALSGGYSRSEANALLAQNTGVIASFSRALTEGLSAQQSDEEFNATLDASIQSIYDASVAG, encoded by the coding sequence ATGGTGAACCAGCAGCAGGCCGACAAGATGACGTCCGGGAAGGGATTCATCGCGGCGCTCGACCAGAGCGGCGGATCGACCCCCAAAGCGCTGCGCCTGTACGGGATCGAGGACAGTGCGTACTCGTCAGAGGACGAGATGTTCGATCTGATGCATCAGATGCGGGTACGCATCGTCACCTCACCGGTGTTCGGTGGCGACCGGGTGCTCGCGGCAATCCTCTTCGAACAGACCATGGATCGCGCCATCGACGGCAAGCCTGCCGCGACGTACCTGTGGGAGGACAAGGGCGTGGTGCCGCTGCTCAAGATCGACAAAGGCCTGGCCGACACGACCGACGGCGTTCAGTTGATGAAGCCCATCCCGGACCTCGACGAGTTGCTCGCTCGCGGAGTGCGGAACGGCATCTTCGGTACCAAGGCGCGTTCGGTGATCGGTGCGGCCGATCCGATCGGTATCGCCGCGGCCGTCGCCCAGCAGTTCGACGTCGGCAGGCAGGTGCTGGTGCACGGCCTGGTCCCCATCCTCGAAGCCGAGGTGACCATCTCGATCGCCGACAAGGCCGAGGCCGAGAACCTGCTGCGCGACGAAATCGCCAAAAACCTCGAGGCGCTGCCCGAGGGCCAACACGTGATGCTCAAGCTCACCCTGCCGAGCGTGGCCAATCACTATGAGGTGTTCGTGGAGCACCCCAAGGTGATGCGGGTCGTCGCGCTCTCCGGTGGATATTCGCGCAGCGAGGCCAACGCCCTGCTCGCGCAGAACACCGGTGTGATCGCCAGCTTCAGCCGGGCCCTGACCGAGGGACTCTCGGCACAGCAGTCCGACGAAGAGTTCAACGCCACGCTGGACGCCTCGATCCAGTCGATCTACGACGCCTCGGTCGCGGGCTGA
- a CDS encoding pyridoxal phosphate-dependent decarboxylase family protein, producing the protein MSTESPTRTAGLRAAVAHAEAFLSGLDDRRVAARRDASAVRAALGGPLPASGEDPVAVLDALAAGAEPGLVATAGPRHFGFVIGGVLPAALAADWLVSAWDQNAAYHSLSPTAAAIEDVTAGWLLGLFGLPPGASVGFVTGAQGANTTCLAAARHAVLARVGWDVERDGLTGAPRVRVLCGEQAHATIYTALRLLGLGDATAIRISADTQGRMDPDALARALADDAAPTIVCAQAGNVSTGSFDAFEPIADACAAHRTWLHVDGAFGLWAAAAPGTQHLTRGVQRADSWAVDAHKWLNVPYDSAMAIVADPDAHLAAMTLAGPYLVADPGQRDGTNFVPESSRRARAIPVYAALRSLGRTGVAELVERNCAQARRMATLLADIPGAEILNDVVLNQVLVRLPGDDDANRRAVAAIQADGTCWLGGTTWQDRYVLRVSFSNWATTDDDVDRSAAAIRAALSTL; encoded by the coding sequence ATGTCGACCGAGTCCCCCACGCGCACGGCCGGATTGCGGGCCGCCGTCGCTCACGCCGAGGCATTCCTTTCCGGCCTCGATGACCGCCGTGTCGCCGCGCGACGCGATGCGTCGGCCGTTCGCGCGGCCCTCGGTGGCCCACTGCCCGCATCCGGCGAGGATCCCGTCGCCGTCCTCGACGCACTGGCCGCCGGGGCCGAGCCGGGACTGGTCGCCACCGCCGGGCCGCGCCACTTCGGCTTCGTCATCGGCGGTGTGCTGCCTGCGGCGCTCGCGGCGGACTGGCTGGTATCGGCGTGGGATCAGAACGCCGCGTATCACTCGCTGTCGCCGACGGCCGCGGCCATCGAGGACGTCACCGCCGGCTGGCTGCTCGGCCTGTTCGGATTGCCGCCCGGGGCCAGCGTCGGATTCGTCACCGGCGCACAGGGGGCGAACACGACCTGCCTGGCCGCGGCACGGCATGCCGTGCTGGCGCGGGTCGGCTGGGACGTCGAGCGCGACGGTTTGACCGGCGCGCCCCGGGTCCGAGTGCTGTGCGGAGAGCAGGCACACGCCACCATTTACACGGCGCTGCGGCTGCTCGGCCTGGGCGACGCTACCGCGATCCGGATCTCGGCCGATACCCAGGGCCGCATGGACCCGGACGCCTTGGCACGAGCCCTCGCCGATGACGCCGCGCCCACGATCGTCTGCGCTCAGGCCGGCAACGTCTCCACCGGCTCGTTCGACGCGTTCGAACCCATCGCCGACGCTTGCGCAGCACACCGGACCTGGCTGCATGTCGACGGCGCGTTCGGGCTGTGGGCGGCTGCAGCACCCGGCACCCAGCACCTCACGCGGGGTGTGCAGCGCGCCGACTCCTGGGCCGTCGACGCGCACAAGTGGCTCAACGTGCCCTACGACAGCGCGATGGCGATCGTAGCGGACCCCGATGCCCACCTGGCCGCGATGACGCTGGCCGGCCCGTATCTCGTCGCCGACCCGGGCCAGCGGGACGGCACCAACTTCGTCCCGGAGAGCTCCCGGCGGGCGCGCGCCATTCCCGTGTACGCCGCACTGCGGTCACTCGGCCGCACCGGCGTGGCCGAACTCGTCGAACGCAACTGCGCTCAAGCCCGCCGCATGGCCACCCTGTTGGCCGACATCCCCGGCGCCGAGATACTCAACGACGTGGTGCTCAACCAAGTGCTGGTCCGGCTCCCCGGTGACGACGACGCGAACCGGCGCGCTGTCGCGGCGATCCAGGCCGACGGCACCTGCTGGCTGGGCGGCACCACGTGGCAGGACCGCTACGTTCTTCGGGTGTCCTTCTCGAACTGGGCGACCACCGACGACGATGTGGATCGGTCGGCCGCCGCCATTCGGGCCGCCCTGAGCACACTGTGA
- a CDS encoding helix-turn-helix transcriptional regulator, whose translation MTKLLTYDDVADVLGIPRATLKYWRHSGNGPKCARIGRHVFYRKADVETWLSEQFSS comes from the coding sequence ATGACCAAACTGTTGACCTATGACGACGTCGCCGACGTTCTCGGTATCCCGCGTGCCACGCTGAAGTACTGGCGGCATTCTGGCAATGGCCCGAAGTGTGCGCGTATCGGCCGCCACGTGTTTTACCGGAAGGCCGACGTAGAGACGTGGTTGTCGGAGCAATTTTCCTCCTGA
- a CDS encoding NUMOD4 motif-containing HNH endonuclease — translation MPEVWRDVPGFEGRYAVSDWGRVKSLPHYVTQRNGVVIPVIGRHLTPYKEKGGRLILSLGRGYRRRVHQIVMLAFVGPCPDGMEVCHNNGDASDNRLVNLRYDTHKGNEQDKIRHGTHHNTVKTHCIHRHEYTPENTYLTKDGRRNCLTCRLAREAARWQRLKHDESHKAYMREASRRYEAAHKSERRRGSAYSSPAKRQTTTDINHRGDVA, via the coding sequence ATGCCTGAGGTATGGCGTGACGTTCCCGGCTTTGAAGGTCGCTATGCCGTCTCTGATTGGGGGCGCGTGAAGTCATTGCCGCATTATGTGACACAAAGGAATGGCGTAGTAATTCCGGTAATCGGCCGTCACTTGACGCCGTATAAGGAAAAAGGCGGCAGGCTAATATTGTCGCTCGGTAGGGGCTATCGGAGGCGGGTCCACCAGATTGTCATGCTGGCATTCGTCGGACCGTGCCCTGACGGCATGGAAGTCTGTCACAACAACGGTGACGCTTCCGATAACCGTCTGGTCAACCTGCGTTACGACACGCACAAAGGCAATGAGCAGGACAAGATCCGTCACGGCACGCATCACAACACGGTCAAAACCCATTGCATACACCGCCATGAGTACACGCCAGAGAACACTTATCTGACAAAGGATGGCAGGCGGAATTGCCTCACGTGCAGATTGGCTCGTGAGGCCGCGCGCTGGCAACGCCTCAAGCATGACGAAAGCCACAAGGCCTACATGCGTGAGGCTTCACGGAGGTACGAAGCGGCACATAAGAGCGAACGCAGGCGCGGTTCGGCGTACTCGTCTCCAGCAAAGCGACAGACGACAACTGATATCAACCATCGCGGCGACGTGGCGTGA
- a CDS encoding P27 family phage terminase small subunit produces the protein MTHEPPRPLAPAARAVWDRHDERITEEGRWEAVDHDLLAVYAETHAVYDELVKAILETGVLVAGRRGAAKVKNPALPALQATRDSLMRLAKSVPLVDREVADKTAEFHRWMEGL, from the coding sequence ATGACACATGAACCACCCCGCCCGCTGGCACCCGCTGCCCGGGCCGTGTGGGACCGCCACGATGAGCGGATCACCGAAGAGGGCCGTTGGGAGGCTGTCGACCACGATCTTCTGGCGGTCTATGCCGAGACGCACGCGGTGTATGACGAGCTGGTCAAGGCCATCCTTGAGACGGGCGTCCTGGTCGCTGGTCGCCGTGGTGCGGCCAAGGTGAAGAACCCTGCCCTGCCCGCGCTGCAGGCCACGCGCGATTCCCTGATGAGACTGGCGAAGAGTGTCCCGCTGGTCGACCGCGAGGTTGCCGACAAGACGGCAGAGTTTCACCGCTGGATGGAGGGACTGTGA
- a CDS encoding phage major capsid protein, producing MNLFEQLAAAKTPAEAERLMKAAADAANKAHESQTKATKVWSAMNGAEVSAEDDGKRLAFTKAMAKGLAERKSLAADGSAVVAQEFQPNPIALGKPATSLLDILPTRTHGSPQYAFLRQTSRTNNAAVVADGATKPTSSYGITRVEQSLTVVAHLSEAIPQYWLNDNSQLTSFVQTELQYGLSRAVEAKVLADIDATSGIATQAWATSIPVTLRKALTQLEVAGYVAHAIVLHPSDFETIELALSTTNAVEHLGLPYDPAQRRLYGVPIATTVAATAGVGHVLGADAVAVDSDSLGVQIRWSENSNATDFAQNLVRARLEGRWGTSVYQPGAVVKATLTSS from the coding sequence ATGAATCTTTTTGAACAATTGGCCGCCGCCAAGACCCCGGCCGAGGCCGAGCGCCTCATGAAGGCTGCGGCAGACGCCGCGAACAAGGCCCACGAGTCGCAGACTAAGGCGACCAAAGTTTGGTCCGCGATGAACGGTGCAGAGGTCTCCGCTGAGGACGACGGTAAGCGTCTGGCCTTCACGAAGGCTATGGCCAAGGGCCTTGCAGAGCGTAAATCCCTGGCGGCTGACGGTAGCGCCGTCGTGGCCCAGGAATTCCAGCCGAACCCGATTGCTCTCGGTAAGCCCGCTACCAGCTTGCTGGACATCTTGCCGACTCGGACCCACGGCAGCCCGCAATACGCCTTCCTGCGCCAGACGAGCCGCACAAACAATGCTGCGGTAGTGGCTGACGGTGCCACTAAACCAACCTCGTCCTACGGCATTACCCGAGTAGAACAGAGCCTTACGGTCGTTGCGCACTTGTCCGAGGCGATCCCGCAGTACTGGCTGAATGACAACTCTCAACTGACCTCGTTCGTTCAGACAGAGCTGCAGTACGGCCTGAGTCGTGCGGTTGAGGCCAAAGTTCTTGCCGACATTGATGCCACGAGCGGTATTGCCACGCAGGCGTGGGCGACATCAATCCCGGTGACGTTGCGCAAGGCGCTGACTCAGCTTGAGGTTGCTGGTTACGTCGCTCACGCAATTGTGTTGCACCCCAGTGACTTTGAGACCATCGAACTGGCGCTGTCCACCACTAACGCGGTCGAGCACCTGGGCTTGCCCTACGACCCCGCCCAGCGTCGACTGTACGGCGTGCCGATTGCGACGACCGTCGCCGCTACCGCTGGTGTCGGTCACGTTCTAGGCGCTGACGCTGTCGCGGTCGATAGCGACTCGCTCGGTGTTCAGATCCGCTGGTCAGAGAACTCAAACGCTACCGACTTCGCACAGAACCTGGTCCGTGCTCGCCTTGAGGGACGTTGGGGCACCAGCGTTTATCAGCCTGGCGCTGTCGTCAAGGCCACGCTCACCAGTTCCTGA